The genomic region aattgaaatttaaaggcaatgttcccgcgttagcggagactgcattcacggtgaACGCTGCACATGTCGGCTCAATctgaaattacctttacatttctatcgcGGAGTCTGTTACGCTTAAACTTTACAGAATGAATAGAGCCCTTAGTGTTAATGTACTGCTAAAGTCAAAACCTATTTACCCTCAACCACATAAGACCGTTGGATATGTCCAGACCCGTCCGGCCCCGTTCCCCACCAAACTGCGTAATTAAATACAATCAAACTTTGAGTCTCCTAAAGTTGAGAACATTTGGAATTTATTACAGTTGATTCAAGCACTCTGAATAGGTGACAAATACAATACACACAATCACATTTAAATAGACATAGTACATCAATACATTAAATAAAATAACTTAATATTGTAGCAATGTATTCTGATAGGCATAGTATAGGCTACTGCTAGATGTGAATCAAAATAACTTATGCTACCGTACTCCACAGTAGCCTACTGTATTTTCATATAAATAGTAAATATCATTTTTTTTAAGTTAATATGTATTTTCATATAAATAGTAAATATCATTTTTCTTTTAAGTTAATATATATTTTCATAAAAATAGTATTAAACAAAATTAAAAGTAAGTTAATATAAAAAACCCAGTCATAATATTATTTGGTGCAAAATCTACAATACAGAGAATGGACAATCATCATGTATGGACAAACAATAATCATTTCTTAAACTTTTTCAGTTGACAAAATAACCATTAAGATTAGACCTATCTCCTTTGAGATTGCTCAGTTACCATAAAATTGCAACACTAAAATAAGAGTTTTAACGTAAAACTTTTATAACAAATATTCACCTCTGGCCTGCCTCTCTCATCATAGTGCAAACACACCAAAGAAGTTCTTGCCATGCTCTGGCTCCACGTCGGTCATTCGATTGGTCTCAGTCCACAGTTTGTCCCCTTCATTCAGCTGAAACACTGCACTAAGGTAAACTGCATTATACCAGCCTTCACCAATATTGGACTCAGCATTAATGTAGTTTTGTTGACAAACTGACCTTACCCCGCTAAGTAGATTACCATCAACCCCGATGGAGTCCGAATAGCGCCAAATAACGTGACTCAGAGGAGTGGTACGCTCGCCCGGGCCATTGCACTTGACCCTAAACGAAGCCTGGCTGTAAACGAAGAAGAGCCCAGTGTGTGGGATGAGGATTTGGTTCCCTTGTAGCTTGAACCCGCCCTGGGAAAAGGCCTGGCCGTAATCCTTTCTCCACTGCAGTGTGTCAGCGGTAAGATTAGGATTGTATTCACCTGGCATTAGAGGGAAGAAAGGCCCATTGTTACAACTTTGAGGCCCCAGGGTCCAGCTGGTAGCTATTTGTTCTTACAAAGCTCTTGTCAATTTACTCTGGAGGCAACAAGAGACAAGCTAATGATTTACCAACTTCCTTGCTTCCTTGTGTTGTGCTTTAATTTTTGTCAATGGAAATGTTTGAAAAAAATCCCAGGGCTTCCCCAATATAAATACTTACTAACCCACGAGACACTGTTTTAAACCTTATTTTTGAATGGGGATGTTTAGGGCTAACCCTAACACTAAGACATACTAGCCCACTAGCCATGTTTTAACCTTCAACAGACACAGTCCAGGCTGGCTGCAAAAGGTTAAAGGTCACTCACCCTCTAAATGGATGGCTGCTTTTGCATTGCCGGCAATCTGCTTCAATGTATTGTGGGTATCTGAGGGAGAGAAAAATATTAGTCACGACTAACACCagcaaaagccatgacattacCTACAACTGTAGACTTTAATTAAAGCAATTACAGTGAGAAGAAATTCAATGAAAAAGGGGCATCTGTCAAACAAATAATCACCTTTTGCACCAATGAATATCTCCAGCTGAGGCTCCATTCTGTCCTGCATCTGTGAGAGAAACCAAGAGGATGTTAGTTGATTGTACGGTTCTCCATTTCAGAAATGTGGTAAATGTTGGCCCCATTGGAGTTCCTTACCGTTGCCAGTCTTCCATGCCGACACCAGGCAAAGAGCAGGGCTGCTGCCGCGCATAAAGCTGCTGTTAAGAGAACGCCACACAGCCTCCATAGCCAACCTCTGGAGGCCTTTCTCTCAGCGACAGCTGTCACTGTTGTCTTGTACACAGGGCCACTGTCCACAAGGCTATTTTCAAGGCCCCTCTCCATGTCTTCAGGTGTCATCGCATACCCCTCCATACTTCTGTTGAATGAGGTTCAAACTCTTGACTCTTGGCTCTTGGTGGCAGTGGAAAAATATCCTAAATATCTTCTTTGTTTTTACAGAGTTGTAGCTTGATAGGTGTCCTGTGTTTTGCTCGTTTGTTAGAATGGACTTCTGACAGAAGCCCTGTCGTTTTTATGCTCGGCCTGCTACTAGCACAAAAGGGGAAACTCCAGTGATGTCACCCAGTGAGTGGAGACATAGCAGAATAGCAGCAGACTGTGGAGAGATGGTTATGGTTCAAAGGGAAATAAAATCCACAGACCAGCTCTGCCAAACTGGGATTCCAATTGGTAGGTGTGGTTGCAGGATAGGGTTAAGGCAAAACAGGACGTTCAACTTGAAAGTGAATTCCTTGTGCAACAGTGTAGTTTTTCTATTTGGTAACCAGAATGTACAGTAACTTCTCAGCTATATACTGAAACTGCATTTACATAAAACAAGGAATTCTCAATAAATCGCATGTGTATTTATTGTGTAATTACACAATGCATGTGAATACCATTAAACTCCATGGTATCTTTGCTACTTAATGTAAAGTGTAGCAAAGCCACTTTTGACTTGAACTTTAGTTAGTGATTTTTATTCAGTCTTATTCACCAGCTGTTTGTAATGCTGTTTGTCTGGTAATAGTCATACATTTAAAATAGTGAACAATTATGATATTTATTGATTACATCGAACTTGCTGCACTGAAGTTGTTAATAACTGGAAGTAAAATTAATACTTCTACTCCTACACAATCACAATACATTCGAAGCTACACAAGGACAGGCTCAGGAGAAACAAAAGACTGTTGTAAATATCCCTCTTTTTTGTTTCAGAACTGGTTTCGTACGTAACCCTTTCCAAACCCCCAAACAGGTTTTTGACTTCTCTTTATTGACCCAATCTGGCTTCCGTATTCCGCTGCTCTCCCTGACTGGTTGTGCGAGTTTGGAGCATAACCCGGTTTATTTGTGGGATTTCCATCACCCATTCACTACCTGAACTGAGTTTTATTTGCATATTGTTTCGTCATCTAATTTCTGTTTCTGTTAGTGATAAACAAGCACTGTATACCTTCAAAACATGGTCAAAACTATCATTTGGATAAAATATATGGAACAGcatcatagctctgtctatgaatttgagagtggttatacTTAAGTTTGAATTCTCTGTTGTTTCTCACTTTCTTTTTGATTCCTTTTTTTGGTAAAGTGTATTGAGGCTTTTGTTAAATGCACTTGAAATAAACTGTGATTTGATGATTTACAtttccccagtcccagtccttgGCTGTCTACCAAAACAAGTAACTGGGGTGACCAGACCGAGCCCCAGACAGCAGCTTCAATGTAGTGTATAGGGGCAATGTATCACCGCTGGTAAAAGTAGATTGGAGCACTGTCACGTAACACTGTTTAACATGCACTGTGTCACTGTTTCCTTATGTATTCTTACGTGCAAATACAAGCACTATAGGTATGACCATCAGGGAAGCTAGGAGTATTGTCACCATGTTTTATTTATTGTCATTCAGTCGTAATACCTGAGAACTGTTACGTTGGTATAAAGggtcgggagacaggcgcaggaatggttatacggggacgaagaccaaacaaacatgtTACAAAAACACatggttgaaacccaaacaaaagagcgagcaGTACCTTGAATAAACACATacgcgcacaatgattaacacactgGACCCGCAATCATCTACGCAATCCACAAGGGCatgaaagccaaaacacacagtaCAGGTACTCACATGCACcaatggacattgtaacaataaccAACCCCCCAATGGAAACCAATATATACAAATACTAATccgtgggaataggggacaggtgtgtatgatgaaagttccagagggatccgtgacaaGAACTGAGCTCTCACCTCTTATTCATCTCTCATGTTAGTGTGTAGCAATGTTTCCAAGACTATGACTACCTGCAAATACACGCCAACCGCAATATCTAGGAAAGAGCAGGGAAGCATTAGGTTATTCAGGGGTCATCTGAAATATAATACAGGAACCTCTCATACTGAATTCTATTGAGGAAAGAACGAGACCTTTTGATTGTGAGGAACATAAGTGTTGTGATAAAGAGAGGAAACATCTACCTGAGACTTCATATCTCGATGCCCTTCCCTCTGCCCTATTAGCAATACCTTCACCTCaagccttccacccctctctGTAGCAGGGCCGTGGTCCAACCCTTCCCCTCTCTGAAGTTTCAACATTACCCACCATTATCTCTGGCCCTCAAATACTTTGTGGTGACAGGTAGGctagcagttaagagtgttggaCCAATAACAGAAAGGTtgttggtttgaatccccgagcaaACTAGGTGATATATCTggtgatgtgcccttgagcatggCACTTAATGTCAGTTGCTCTTCATGAGCATgtatgctaaatgactaaaatataaaAAGCCTACCATCCCCCTTTAAGTAATGATGTAATTGGCCCTACTTTGGATTCACCTATCTGTGACTGAAAGCTGGGTCTCCTGCCAGAACAGTGTATTAGCCTAACTAGGTATTGGCTTGGGGCTTGGGGTAGCCTAACTAGGTATTGGCTTGGGGTTCAAGTTTAGGTCTCATCAGGACTCATCACGTGGACCTTGATCACAGAACCGACTGGATATTTCATGTCCATCCAAGTTACCTCAGGGATTACTTCTAGGAACAGAGAAGCAGGCTTTTTCTTACTATTTGATCTGCTTATGTACTAAGATGGTAGTGATACATATCCTTAGGGACGTCAGAGGGGTGATTCATTCTGTTTCCTCTCCCATTGGCTGAAAGAGCATTTGATAACAAAATTGTTATCATTGTTATCAAAATTCTGAAAACATTTTTGTTGTTAAATGCAGATTGTCTCATGAGGTAAGCAGAAGGAAAATAAATTGTGGCCCACACACTCAAATATTCCAACATACTGTATTTTTTCACCTTGTTGTGTACAGAAACAGTCAAACACGCTGGCTAGTAGTTAGCACAGTAAAGTAGTTATAGTGTATGATAGTGTCAGTGACTTGCAGTCAAGGTAGGCAGGGTAGGTCGTGCTACTCTGTGATAATCTGTCAGGAAGTCTATGTGTATAGGTGtataggagtcaggcgcaggacagcagatatgagtaaataaACATATTTTACTCAACATATAATAAATGCAATACAAAAACAGAGCCCACAATAACGGACCTTCCTACAtagaaacaatcactcacaaacaaacatgggggaacagagggttaaataatgaacaggtaattggggaattgaaaccaggtgtgtaagacaaagacaaaaccaatggaaaatgaaaagtggatggcgatggctagaaggccagtGATGTCTACCGCCGAATGCCGccagaacaaggagagggaccgacttcggtggaagtcgtgacagtatctAATTTTTAACAAGCTGTTACAGAAagccaaataaaaaaaatacaattatataAAAATTGACATTCTTTATTTAAATCTAAAAAAAATTCTCAATGATTCTGGTTGGTTTTCTACTCAAAATGTGCTAAAACTACATCAAAACATCAGGAAAGGCGCCAGAGTATGCTTGCCTTCCTTCCCATCCATTGAAATCCATTTTcaccccaattttgtgatatccaattggtagttacagtcttgtcccattgctgcaactcctgtacggactcgggagaggcgaaggtcgagagccatgcgtcctccgaaacacgatcctgccaagccgcactgcttcttgacacacttctcgcttaacccggaagccagccacaccaacgtGTTGGAGGAAATACCTTACAACATGCAACCATagtcagcgtgcatgcacctagcccgccacaaggagtcgctagagcgtgatgggacaaggacatcccggtcggccaaaccctcccctaaccaggacgacgctgggccaattgtgcgccgcctcatgggtctcccggtcatggccggctgcgacacaggctggaatcgaaccagagtctgtagtgacgccttagcCTTCATTTGTTGCATTGAGTGGATTTCATATTTTTCACATGCATATTGTCtaatcatgttgtgtgtgtaagCCTGGGGTAAAATGTACACAACTGGATGTGTCTACATATTTTGGAGCTCGCATACGTTGAACTGAACAAATCTATCTAGCAAGCAAAAACAACCTGACAAATGAACACCATACTCCACCTTAAACAATTTTCCAAGATGGATTTCTAAGAAAAACTTGGTCAAATTCAGAGAGGGAGACCAACATCTGCGCTCCCTGACCTTCATCAGATGAAGAGACAAAGTCTTCAGATTGGGGCAAAGAAACGATGCTGATGGCCTCTGGATATGATACCTGGCTGTCAAGGAATCAACCGGCTTTCTGCTGTTGGTCTATGGGGCGACTTTCAGCTAAACTGAGGCACTCTTTTGTGTTCTGCCGAATAAAATAATGTAAAAGGGGTTCTGCTGCGCATGTATCAGGGAAACAAGGAAAGTTGTGGATGCCCAGGGACCAGAGTTTGACACTTTCTATGATCGGTTTGAGGAGAAATGCACCACACTTggcctgacagacacagcaaaccggagcagacagctgatgaaagaaGAGGAATGTTTTACAACATTTTGGACAATATCAGTATTCAAATGAAAGTCAGGTTTGATCATTTTGTCATCCTTGGCCCTCATGCCAATCGAGACTGAGAGCCTTTTCAAACTCAAAAAGAATAGAGAAGACTTCTACAATATTGTCACTGAGAGGTTTACCCTGAAGGACAGACGGATGGACTTCCTTTACAAGTAAAGGTAGGCTGAAATGCATTTTCCTTAGCAATTTGCAGGTTAGTCTACTGTTAAATGAACATGAGAATAGACCACATCCCTTTGACGCATTTGATTTATCAAGCTACAATTACGTTTTGGAAACATTTAGACACATTCTTCAGTCATTTCGATTGTTGATATGGACATTTCGTGAGAAccttatttattattatatatgtGTAATAATATTTCACATAATATGACTATGTATTTGTGTTTGTTGCACACGCCAGCCACAGTGCATTGGAAGAATTGTAAATCCATTATGAAAGGCTATGGGGTTTGCATTGCAAACTACTCAGATGAAATGTGTCCATATATTGGTATTTTAGTGTCATCTTATTGGTTGTAACCGTGGACACTACATCGGTCTATGGACGAGCTGAGTTGAGCAGTGTGTCATTTTGTCGGATGATATGAAATATGCGCCATCAGAGGCTATCACTTGTGTGTCTTGGTTACATTTGGTATTTACATTTGTCAATTTAGCCTATGTCCCTCTGGTTGTTGGAGCCATCTGTTGTTTAGTGGACTTGGCCTTCATTAAGGTTTATTTGTGTGTTAATCTGGCTTTGATAATAGCCAGTGCCTACCCAGCCACTGACCTCACCGCACATCACTATCCTGTGTCTCATGGCCCTCACATGACTGAAGGACAGGCTCATCATCTGTATTTGTCATGTGGTTCATTCATATGATCTGTTTGTAGATAAATTAATTTCAACTACTCGGAATGTAACTGTACTTTAGGATGAACTGAAAAGCAGGAAGTAGGTCCTGAAAACAGGAGTTGAAAGAAAAAAATGCTCAGGAAGGAAACCACAACAGTAAGGAAGTGATAATCAACTATAGCTTAAATTCTCACGAAAGAAGGAGCAAATATCCCTGTATTGCAGATCAGCAAGGACATCACTTTGTTTCACCACCAAACCTGATTGAAATGATTACATCAAtcaggagagatggaggtagattcAGTTCATTTCAGACGATGGTGAGTATGGTCCCGTGCTTAATGACATGAAAGGAGAGCTTTCCTAAAGGGAATGTTTTGAATGTTGTCAGAACGTCCTGTAGAAAATGTTTTCATAAAGACCAGTAAGGGACTTAAAGACCATTGTAGTGGCAGTAGTCCAGACAGAAGATggcaagtgcctggattaggacctgtgctgcttcctgtgtgaggtaaaGTCATACTCTACTAATGCCGTAGAGCATGAACTTGCAGGAGCGAGTGACT from Oncorhynchus masou masou isolate Uvic2021 chromosome 29, UVic_Omas_1.1, whole genome shotgun sequence harbors:
- the LOC135521250 gene encoding tumor necrosis factor-like, whose product is MEGYAMTPEDMERGLENSLVDSGPVYKTTVTAVAERKASRGWLWRLCGVLLTAALCAAAALLFAWCRHGRLATMQDRMEPQLEIFIGAKDTHNTLKQIAGNAKAAIHLEGEYNPNLTADTLQWRKDYGQAFSQGGFKLQGNQILIPHTGLFFVYSQASFRVKCNGPGERTTPLSHVIWRYSDSIGVDGNLLSGVRSVCQQNYINAESNIGEGWYNAVYLSAVFQLNEGDKLWTETNRMTDVEPEHGKNFFGVFAL